Proteins encoded within one genomic window of Carassius auratus strain Wakin unplaced genomic scaffold, ASM336829v1 scaf_tig00022090, whole genome shotgun sequence:
- the LOC113077288 gene encoding carcinoembryonic antigen-related cell adhesion molecule 5-like, which produces MRDETSTVLQRKKRRRDMASDVMCLCVVLLFSGLQFTTGCAVVLPHIMCSPGESVLLPCRDINSHLTEVQWWIGDSQTHTLHYSVSPLDAIKGQRYKDRVQIQGNLSLSITRLNVDDTGMYLCKTTGTDKMSNVYLIVEGCSLSGNEGSVEISRYSGESVFLSCLVKCNGRHEPDSEFKWKLPNSREINLNINSAELSRLYQGRFQMFDIKSGNLSLLISNLTEEDEGLYSCWSKENQHKSFRLTVKGCTLPETEREPKTKYTGDSVLLSCSCKDPKTNPKHFRWTHVESSGTEVSSQTLRYKDRVHTFHKTTPSNLSLLISNLTEDDQGTYRCTVNNKTSADTRLIVKGCVLSKHHITKSSHPGGSVILPCSCEDPKTRPEHFEWKRAAVNETLVSDAEEINGRFQTIRDSPHNLFLRISNLTETDRGLYVCSVNGKQSRHVNLTLTDPLDYLYYLIFLICLMLLLATGCIYRRFNQRARKQRRGSRLIQSDER; this is translated from the exons ATGAG agaTGAAACATCAACTGTCCTTCAGAGGAAGAAGAGACGGAGAGACATGGCTTCAGACGTGATGTGCTTGTGTGTTGTTCTGCTCTTCTCTGGACTTCAGTTCACAACAG gcTGTGCAGTAGTGTTACCACACATCATGTGTTCTCCAGGAGAGTCTGTGCTGCTGCCCTGCAGGGATATAAACTCACATCTCACTGAAGTCCAGTGGTGGATTGGTGATTCTCAGACCCACACTCTTCATTACTCAGTGTCTCCTCTGGACGCTATTAAGGGTCAGCGATACAAAGACAGAGTTCAGATTCAGGGGAATCTCTCGCTGTCCATCACTCGACTCAATGTAGACGACACAGGAATGTACTTGTGTAAAACAACAGGGACTGACAAAATGAGCAATGTTTATCTAATTGTTGAAG GTTGTTCTTTATCAGGGAATGAAGGATCAGTGGAGATCAGCAGATATTCAGGGGAATCTGTGTTTCTGTCCTGTTTGGTCAAATGTAACGGCCGTCATGAACCAGATTCAGAGTTCAAATGGAAATTACCAAACTCCAGAGAAATAAACCTGAACATTAACTCTGCTGAACTCAGTCGACTCTATCAGGGCAGATTTCAGATGTTTGATATAAAGTCAGGAAACCTCTCTCTGCTGATCTCTAACCTGACTGAGGAAGATGAAGGACTGTATTCCTGCTGGAGTAAAGAGAATCAACACAAGAGCTTCAGACTCACTGTTAAAG GATGCACACTGCCAGAGACTGAGCGGGAACCTAAAACCAAGTACACGGGTGACTCTGTGCTTCTGTCCTGCTCATGTAAAGACCCAAAGACCAATCCTAAGCACTTCAGATGGACCCATGTAGAGTCCAGTGGGACTGAAGTGTCCAGCCAAACTCTGCGGTATAAAGACAGAGTCCACACGTTTCACAAGACGACTCCATCAAATCTGTCTCTGTTGATCTCCAACCTGACCGAAGATGACCAGGGCACCTACAGATGCACAGTTAACAACAAAACATCCGCTGACACCAGACTCATCGTTAAAG GCTGTGTTTTATCCAAACATCACATCACCAAGAGCTCACATCCAGGAGGATCCGTGATTCTTCCATGTTCCTGTGAAGATCCCAAAACCAGACCGGAGCACTTTGAATGGAAGCGAGCAGCTGTGAATGAGACGCTGGTTTCAGACGCTGAGGAGATCAACGGACGATTCCAGACCATCAGAGATTCTCCTCATAATCTCTTCTTACGCATCTCAAACCTGACCGAGACTGACCGAGGACTGTATGTGTGCTCAGTCAACGGCAAACAATCCAGACACGTCAATCTCACTCTTACAG ATCCTCTCGATTATCTGTACTATCTGATATTTCTGATCTGTCTGATGCTGCTGCTGGCGACTGGATGCATCTACCGGAGATTTAACCAAAGAg CAAGGAAACAAAGGAGAGGAAGCCGACTGATCCAGAGCGATGAG